The Vibrio splendidus genome has a window encoding:
- the uhpB gene encoding signal transduction histidine-protein kinase/phosphatase UhpB gives MAGCAWFCLWVIAFYFINDPELAILLFPFSLRLGMTLHTRNHYWPAIYIAEWGLAIALALLLDEPQWLTILVASGLSIPATLFAKRYYYGDQNRHLLVMASLIMVTALINVAVVDSHVPAVYMVWLASITGGLMLVPMCYLVWNYLFQNKWAPLSSYLIHNVVEFKIRHIALYSVLLVASILIQTSLPDELRRFAPFCMAIPIILLAVRYGWQGALLATLLNSVALIAAHSGTSKLEITDLLLSLSAQTITGILLGLAVQKQKDLNSKLRSELSRNQNLSRQLITAEESVRRDIARELHDEIGQNITAIRTQASIIKRVDAAEMSVRCAGTIESLSLNVYDTTKRLLTKLRPKMLDDLDLKDSVEQLIREMEFSDHGVDIQLNWQGDYSCLSDTLKVTIFRLCQESLNNASKYANASEIRIELILGDQAYLQVSDNGIGFTAQDLLKGMGVRGMQERVQALGGKMTINANGSSSGTNISVTLPKV, from the coding sequence ATGGCTGGCTGTGCATGGTTTTGTTTATGGGTTATTGCCTTCTATTTTATTAATGACCCTGAGTTAGCCATTCTGCTTTTCCCATTCTCACTTCGATTGGGAATGACGCTGCACACTCGCAATCACTATTGGCCTGCTATCTATATTGCAGAGTGGGGACTTGCGATCGCGTTAGCGTTATTGCTTGATGAACCCCAATGGCTGACCATACTAGTCGCCAGTGGATTAAGTATTCCTGCCACTCTATTTGCCAAGCGTTATTACTATGGTGATCAAAATCGTCACTTGTTAGTGATGGCGAGCTTAATCATGGTTACCGCATTAATTAACGTTGCCGTGGTGGATTCTCATGTTCCAGCCGTTTACATGGTGTGGTTAGCGAGTATCACGGGTGGATTGATGCTGGTACCTATGTGTTATCTGGTCTGGAACTATCTATTCCAAAATAAGTGGGCGCCACTGAGCTCTTACTTAATCCATAATGTTGTAGAGTTCAAAATCCGTCACATCGCTTTATACAGTGTGTTGCTGGTGGCCAGTATTTTGATACAAACCAGCTTGCCTGATGAACTAAGGCGCTTCGCCCCATTTTGTATGGCGATCCCTATTATCTTGCTGGCCGTACGTTACGGATGGCAAGGCGCTTTACTGGCGACCCTGTTAAACAGTGTTGCGCTGATTGCTGCTCATAGCGGAACGTCCAAACTCGAAATTACCGACTTACTCTTGTCTCTATCGGCTCAAACTATTACCGGTATATTGCTGGGCCTTGCGGTTCAAAAGCAGAAAGATCTCAACTCCAAATTGCGAAGCGAGCTTTCCAGAAACCAAAACCTTTCACGCCAGCTAATAACAGCTGAAGAGTCGGTTCGTCGTGATATTGCGCGTGAGCTGCATGATGAAATTGGCCAAAACATCACGGCAATTCGTACGCAGGCAAGCATTATTAAACGTGTCGATGCGGCTGAGATGAGCGTTCGCTGTGCGGGGACGATTGAGTCATTGTCTTTGAATGTTTATGACACCACCAAACGTCTACTTACAAAACTAAGACCTAAGATGTTGGACGATCTTGACCTAAAAGATTCTGTGGAACAGCTTATTCGAGAGATGGAGTTTTCGGATCATGGCGTTGATATCCAGTTAAATTGGCAAGGTGATTACTCGTGTTTGAGTGACACGCTCAAGGTCACTATCTTCAGGCTGTGCCAAGAATCCTTAAACAACGCCTCTAAATACGCCAACGCGAGCGAAATCAGAATTGAACTGATTCTAGGTGACCAGGCTTATCTTCAGGTATCAGATAATGGCATTGGTTTTACAGCGCAAGATCTTCTCAAAGGAATGGGGGTTCGCGGTATGCAAGAGCGTGTTCAGGCGCTCGGCGGCAAGATGACAATCAACGCTAATGGCTCGTCTTCGGGTACCAATATCAGCGTTACATTACCCAAAGTGTGA
- the uhpC gene encoding MFS transporter codes for MFGFLRSTTSKSDALTDDEVNQSYRYWRLHIMIGMYVGYAGFYFTRKTFNYAAPAMITDLGLDKGDIGLIGTLFYLSYGLSKFISGTISDRSNPRYFMGLGLIATGLINIAFGFSSSLAAFISLWVLNAWFQGWGWPSCSKLLTTWYSRSERGFRWAIWNTAHNVGGALIPILVGYLTLQFSWRAGFIWPGVIGVFIGLIVCWRLRDKPTTMGLPTVGKWRSDHLELAQENHGQGLSYREILKTYVFSNKYIWLLAFSYVLVYIVRTAVNDWGNLYLTEEHNYSLINANAALSLFEIGGFVGSLVAGWGSDRLFGGNRGPMNILFAIGIFLSVSALWLMPLTNFVFQAAGLFCVGFFVFGPQMLIGMAAAECSHKDSAGAATGFVGLFAYMGAALSGYPLALVLETYGWSGFFITISTCAAVIGLLLLPFLQAQSPQKSAEARSGF; via the coding sequence ATGTTTGGATTTCTGCGCTCAACAACGTCCAAGAGTGATGCTCTGACAGATGATGAAGTCAATCAGAGTTATCGCTACTGGCGCCTCCACATCATGATAGGAATGTATGTCGGCTATGCAGGTTTTTACTTCACTCGTAAAACCTTTAATTATGCCGCGCCAGCCATGATCACCGACCTTGGTTTGGACAAAGGCGATATCGGCTTAATTGGCACGCTCTTTTATCTTTCTTATGGCTTATCGAAATTTATATCAGGCACGATATCGGATCGGTCGAACCCGCGTTACTTCATGGGGCTCGGCCTAATCGCGACAGGTTTGATCAATATCGCGTTTGGCTTTTCTAGTTCGTTGGCGGCTTTTATCTCGCTGTGGGTACTGAACGCATGGTTCCAAGGTTGGGGCTGGCCATCGTGTTCCAAGTTATTGACGACTTGGTATTCTCGCTCCGAAAGAGGCTTTCGCTGGGCTATATGGAATACAGCACACAACGTTGGTGGGGCGCTAATTCCTATTCTCGTGGGTTATCTAACGCTGCAATTCAGTTGGCGGGCTGGGTTTATCTGGCCGGGTGTGATTGGTGTATTTATCGGTCTTATCGTTTGCTGGCGCTTACGTGACAAGCCCACCACCATGGGACTCCCGACGGTAGGGAAGTGGCGCAGTGACCATCTAGAGTTGGCGCAAGAGAACCATGGACAAGGGTTAAGCTATCGAGAAATATTGAAAACCTATGTGTTCAGCAATAAGTACATTTGGTTGCTCGCCTTTAGCTATGTGCTGGTTTACATCGTAAGAACGGCGGTTAACGACTGGGGTAACTTATACTTAACCGAAGAACACAATTACAGTTTGATAAACGCCAACGCTGCCTTGTCTCTGTTTGAGATTGGCGGTTTCGTTGGTTCACTTGTTGCTGGGTGGGGCTCGGATAGGCTGTTTGGTGGCAACCGCGGTCCAATGAACATCTTGTTTGCCATCGGCATATTTCTTTCAGTTTCAGCATTGTGGTTAATGCCTTTAACCAACTTTGTGTTTCAAGCGGCTGGGCTGTTTTGTGTCGGCTTTTTTGTTTTTGGTCCTCAAATGCTTATTGGCATGGCGGCGGCAGAATGCTCGCACAAAGACTCTGCTGGGGCGGCGACAGGTTTTGTTGGCTTGTTTGCTTACATGGGTGCAGCACTTTCTGGTTACCCATTAGCGCTCGTTCTAGAAACTTATGGCTGGAGTGGATTCTTCATTACCATCTCGACTTGTGCGGCCGTTATTGGCTTGCTGCTACTGCCTTTCCTACAAGCTCAATCACCTCAGAAAAGTGCAGAGGCTCGCTCTGGTTTTTAA
- the manA gene encoding mannose-6-phosphate isomerase, class I yields MSLSHFSEHSFFPMENTIQNYAWGSISSIRELFGFKNETQEPQAEVWMGAHPKGCSMVKLDQHLVPLSELINKNKPAYLSSDIAQEFGELPFLFKILAAEKALSVQVHPNKRQAEIGFAREEQARIPLNAGHRNYKDSNHKPELVYAITEYQAMNGFREFDEILGLFRKLDSSELAGLVEEFGNHLDSLGLEAFFRDLLTLNDQRKHRALEQLLTYAASHQDQAEFALVTELSHQYPNDIGLFCVLLLNLITLKPGEAMYLNANTPHAYIKGTGLEIMANSDNVLRAGLTPKHIDVAELVACTKFTPIPFERLLLAPSKLGQCDNYDIPVSDFDFNIFHRPHQEEVITSGAEILMAIDDDLTLMSQKGEHLTLTKGQSVFIPAYIGHYELSSNGRVARAFN; encoded by the coding sequence ATGTCACTCAGTCACTTCTCAGAACACTCATTTTTCCCAATGGAAAACACCATCCAAAATTATGCATGGGGGAGCATTTCTTCGATACGTGAGCTGTTTGGCTTTAAGAATGAGACACAAGAGCCGCAAGCGGAAGTTTGGATGGGAGCGCATCCGAAGGGTTGCTCAATGGTTAAGCTTGACCAACATTTGGTGCCTCTCTCTGAGCTGATTAACAAGAATAAACCCGCTTATCTATCAAGCGATATTGCGCAGGAGTTCGGTGAACTGCCGTTCTTGTTTAAGATCTTGGCTGCAGAAAAAGCTTTGTCTGTTCAGGTTCACCCAAACAAGCGCCAAGCTGAAATTGGCTTTGCTAGAGAAGAGCAAGCAAGAATCCCCCTAAACGCAGGGCACCGTAATTACAAAGACTCTAACCACAAACCTGAATTGGTTTACGCGATCACTGAATACCAAGCGATGAATGGCTTTCGAGAATTCGATGAAATATTAGGTCTGTTCAGAAAGTTGGATTCGAGCGAGCTGGCTGGTTTGGTTGAAGAGTTTGGTAACCACCTTGATTCTCTAGGTTTAGAAGCATTTTTCCGCGATCTGCTAACGCTAAATGACCAACGTAAACACCGAGCATTAGAGCAACTTCTGACTTACGCAGCATCTCATCAAGACCAAGCTGAGTTTGCTTTGGTTACTGAGCTTAGCCATCAGTACCCGAACGATATCGGTTTGTTTTGTGTTCTGCTGCTTAACTTGATCACACTAAAGCCAGGTGAAGCTATGTATTTGAATGCGAACACTCCGCATGCTTACATTAAGGGAACCGGGCTTGAGATTATGGCAAATTCAGACAACGTGCTCCGAGCCGGTTTAACGCCAAAACACATTGATGTCGCTGAGTTAGTCGCCTGCACAAAATTCACGCCAATTCCGTTCGAACGCTTGTTGTTGGCGCCCTCAAAACTGGGGCAATGTGATAACTATGATATTCCTGTCAGTGATTTTGATTTCAATATCTTTCATCGCCCTCATCAAGAAGAAGTCATCACAAGCGGTGCTGAAATTTTAATGGCGATAGACGATGATTTAACGTTGATGAGTCAGAAAGGTGAGCATTTAACCCTTACTAAAGGGCAATCGGTATTTATCCCAGCCTATATTGGCCATTATGAATTGAGCAGCAACGGGCGAGTGGCTAGGGCGTTTAATTAG
- a CDS encoding alkaline phosphatase family protein, with translation MSSYSHVRSYASLFSVLSLAVTSAPSAADISTTPVIGGVFSSSEVLKNEVLSSLSYSAKLTRDAALFTIGGVTLDAYILALPLDVKTKARVVAQLSNPTYSIPLGYFLYSYYDRYSGLGSEDVFKSYLSTVYDKQALKGFEHSLYHVGDKPTSEHHEPDTSTEATGHHEGIRIDEQFIANMVVIYDALFEIGVWQDMDTLPANYTYLTNSPEDLAIIAQIQPIIVDLIGKAALGMDEGDMKSAMLAIAEDGKPENADKPNNKAQALTITLIDFVRLNLLKAYRQFVFKEERAEALDDWMQQAFSDQPDALIQFLESQQHKRFAVQVTVDGLQQGLLEGLVDENSPFISVAYQNHKNRAQYKPQLEKVIEPEHQQQVRFMEVLSEQTYRDPNYLPFFKKLYQENRNNISRVGISSTPTISVRNLPIIKTGAKVSGQGGTGIPNFHFVDREIDRAYYFFGNDALQLDVLMANNKVQTMFDRLDYLKTLNCNAQYDWNAHTTYDGLVNLGLGESLRDYGEKRCVKELQERSEVEVVLQEKRQALIEDIEAYQSISGFDFFTKFSKRAQVKQLITQFAELDGKGMPDYTLVYNPWPDHFAHFTGPFSDEILMPTGELNRLDYWIRQIEATYRSAGVYDKTLWGMAGDHGLTPVFYALNPEKQVFEGLQAELEYPIVVKKISSDEGEGPKITNALSYPSSKELDVVVASTAGGNFMMDFFNSAQGWQVQPVYQELTQWSPIAASAGQNIDIINQIAQRLPESLDYMVVRESTCDQQRCAVRVIGNRDLKRVDELITREGDKLFYESLEDNRAPILLNTQRLNPYLASPSEADFSQYSQLVDKCINRAVKADVTTWCSSAEWTSLTQPTPRPDSVNQLSNIYLEDRAGTVNLFPKAGIGYNTKVPGRHAGEDYLEKDAFIGFWGAPIGDKSQQLKIEANGSLAPTLFEYLTGEPVVEGENGWGFPSLIEKLDISSAR, from the coding sequence ATGAGCTCTTATTCTCACGTTCGCAGTTACGCCAGTTTATTCAGTGTCTTATCGTTGGCGGTTACGTCAGCTCCGAGTGCCGCTGATATATCAACAACGCCCGTCATTGGTGGCGTTTTTAGCTCCAGTGAAGTGTTGAAAAATGAGGTGCTTTCAAGCCTAAGTTATTCAGCCAAACTCACTCGTGATGCAGCTCTTTTCACGATTGGTGGCGTTACATTAGATGCGTATATTCTCGCTCTCCCTTTAGATGTCAAAACAAAAGCCAGAGTCGTTGCTCAGTTATCTAACCCGACGTACTCAATTCCTCTGGGTTATTTTCTCTATAGTTATTACGACCGCTATTCAGGCTTGGGCAGTGAAGATGTGTTCAAATCTTACTTGTCGACGGTTTATGATAAGCAGGCGCTAAAGGGCTTTGAACATAGCCTCTATCATGTTGGAGATAAGCCAACCTCAGAGCATCACGAGCCAGATACCTCGACTGAAGCAACGGGACATCATGAAGGTATTCGTATCGATGAACAGTTCATTGCTAACATGGTGGTTATCTACGATGCGTTATTCGAAATTGGTGTTTGGCAGGATATGGACACGCTCCCTGCGAATTACACATACTTAACCAATAGCCCTGAAGATCTAGCGATCATCGCTCAGATTCAACCGATCATCGTTGATTTGATCGGTAAAGCGGCATTGGGAATGGATGAGGGTGACATGAAGTCTGCAATGTTAGCGATTGCAGAAGATGGCAAACCAGAAAACGCTGATAAGCCGAATAACAAAGCACAAGCCCTTACCATCACTCTCATTGATTTTGTACGCTTAAACTTGCTTAAAGCCTACCGACAGTTTGTGTTTAAAGAAGAACGTGCAGAAGCGCTCGATGATTGGATGCAACAAGCGTTCAGTGACCAGCCTGATGCGCTAATACAATTCTTAGAATCCCAACAGCACAAACGTTTTGCGGTCCAAGTGACCGTCGATGGTTTACAGCAAGGGTTGCTCGAAGGCTTGGTCGATGAAAATTCACCTTTCATTTCGGTTGCTTATCAGAATCATAAAAACCGAGCGCAATATAAACCTCAGCTAGAAAAAGTGATTGAACCTGAACACCAACAACAGGTGAGGTTCATGGAAGTTCTGTCAGAACAAACCTACCGTGATCCGAATTATCTTCCGTTCTTCAAAAAACTTTATCAAGAGAATCGAAATAATATAAGCCGAGTGGGTATCTCTTCTACTCCGACGATCAGCGTACGCAACCTACCGATCATTAAAACGGGCGCAAAAGTATCGGGGCAAGGTGGCACTGGTATCCCTAATTTCCACTTTGTTGACCGAGAGATCGACCGAGCGTATTACTTCTTCGGTAATGATGCCCTACAGCTGGATGTGTTGATGGCAAACAACAAGGTGCAAACCATGTTTGATCGCCTTGATTACCTCAAAACGCTGAACTGCAACGCTCAATATGATTGGAATGCTCACACCACTTACGATGGGCTAGTAAACCTAGGTTTGGGTGAGTCACTGCGTGATTATGGTGAGAAACGCTGCGTTAAAGAGCTTCAAGAACGTTCAGAAGTCGAAGTGGTTTTGCAAGAAAAGCGTCAAGCCTTGATTGAAGATATTGAAGCGTATCAGTCTATATCTGGCTTTGATTTTTTCACTAAGTTTTCAAAGAGAGCTCAGGTTAAACAATTGATTACTCAGTTTGCCGAGTTAGATGGAAAAGGGATGCCCGACTACACCTTGGTTTATAATCCATGGCCGGATCACTTCGCACACTTTACCGGTCCTTTTAGTGACGAAATTCTGATGCCGACTGGAGAGCTTAACCGACTGGACTATTGGATTCGCCAGATTGAAGCGACCTACCGCAGTGCCGGCGTTTACGATAAAACGCTATGGGGCATGGCAGGAGATCATGGTTTAACGCCAGTGTTCTACGCGCTCAACCCCGAAAAGCAGGTATTCGAAGGCTTACAAGCAGAGCTAGAGTATCCAATTGTGGTTAAGAAAATATCTTCAGACGAGGGGGAAGGACCTAAAATCACCAATGCCCTAAGCTACCCAAGCTCGAAAGAATTGGATGTGGTGGTCGCCTCGACGGCTGGTGGTAACTTCATGATGGATTTCTTTAATTCGGCTCAAGGGTGGCAGGTTCAGCCTGTTTACCAAGAACTCACGCAGTGGTCTCCGATTGCAGCGTCAGCTGGTCAGAACATAGACATCATTAATCAGATAGCGCAACGCTTGCCTGAAAGTCTTGATTATATGGTCGTAAGAGAAAGCACATGTGATCAACAACGTTGCGCTGTTCGTGTGATTGGCAACCGTGATTTAAAACGGGTCGATGAATTGATCACACGTGAAGGTGACAAGCTTTTCTATGAGTCATTGGAAGACAATCGAGCGCCGATTTTGCTCAATACGCAAAGGTTAAATCCATACCTAGCATCACCAAGCGAAGCTGATTTTTCACAATATTCTCAATTGGTCGACAAGTGTATTAACCGAGCGGTTAAAGCGGATGTGACAACGTGGTGTAGCAGTGCTGAGTGGACTTCATTGACGCAGCCAACACCTCGACCAGATTCAGTGAATCAACTGTCTAATATCTACCTTGAAGATAGGGCTGGCACGGTTAACTTGTTCCCTAAAGCGGGAATTGGCTACAACACCAAGGTACCGGGGCGTCATGCTGGTGAGGATTACTTAGAGAAAGATGCCTTCATCGGATTCTGGGGAGCGCCAATTGGCGATAAGTCTCAGCAATTGAAAATCGAAGCTAACGGATCTTTAGCGCCAACGCTGTTTGAGTATTTGACCGGAGAACCTGTGGTCGAAGGCGAGAACGGTTGGGGTTTTCCGTCGTTGATTGAGAAATTAGATATTTCAAGCGCGCGCTAA
- a CDS encoding GNAT family N-acetyltransferase → MLLFAYSKAFDKEADTVARQEENIQFQLVSNSEFEERFTCVKQGLFIHVDNVFVWDDDFQRKRLLNDYHPSWFHWIYRGEERIGLVCFKPYDNAYHIHLLIIFPQNQGRSLGKQVMTLIHKRATEERREQVTLSSFRSNTRAISFYRSLGYRVVDEGDDDFVGLALNLANSQPR, encoded by the coding sequence ATGTTACTGTTTGCTTATTCAAAGGCGTTTGATAAGGAAGCGGACACTGTGGCAAGACAAGAAGAGAATATACAATTCCAGCTCGTTTCAAATTCTGAATTCGAAGAACGGTTTACGTGTGTTAAACAAGGTCTTTTCATACACGTAGATAACGTTTTCGTGTGGGACGACGACTTCCAACGTAAGCGACTTTTAAACGATTACCACCCCTCTTGGTTTCATTGGATATACCGAGGAGAAGAGAGGATTGGACTTGTGTGTTTTAAGCCTTATGACAACGCATACCATATTCATCTGCTGATCATTTTCCCTCAAAACCAAGGCCGCTCACTTGGCAAGCAAGTCATGACTCTCATACATAAGAGAGCCACGGAAGAGCGACGTGAGCAAGTCACCTTGTCGAGCTTTAGAAGTAACACTCGCGCCATTAGCTTTTATCGTTCACTTGGCTACCGAGTTGTTGATGAAGGAGATGATGATTTTGTGGGATTGGCTCTCAACCTAGCTAACTCTCAGCCTCGCTAA
- a CDS encoding YdcH family protein, whose amino-acid sequence MLNENHAFILDFPDLKLDIVQLNHDDEKFKADMQKYHQLDYDIRQLEISGSPIDDDSMHNLKVERMELKDSLHKQLTRHHALKIV is encoded by the coding sequence ATGCTCAATGAAAACCATGCCTTTATCTTAGATTTCCCAGATCTTAAATTAGACATTGTTCAGCTAAACCACGACGACGAAAAATTCAAAGCAGACATGCAGAAGTACCACCAACTTGACTACGACATCCGTCAGCTAGAAATCTCTGGCAGCCCTATCGATGACGACAGCATGCACAATCTCAAAGTAGAACGCATGGAGCTAAAAGACTCGCTACACAAACAGCTCACGCGCCACCACGCACTTAAGATCGTATAG
- the trhO gene encoding oxygen-dependent tRNA uridine(34) hydroxylase TrhO codes for MSQYVVCALYKFVALDDYQEIRQPLTDVLEANQIRGTLLLANEGINGTVAGKRESIDALLKWFKQDSRLADVVYKESFNEEQPFNRTKVKLKKEIVTMGVEGIDPRHVVGTYVKPNEWNALISDPDVILVDTRNDYEVDIGTFKNAVNPNTETFREFPQYVEENLDPKKHKKVAMFCTGGIRCEKSTAYMKEQGFDEVYHLEGGILKYLEEVPEEESMWEGDCYVFDGRVAVNHQLEKSGYDVCNACRLPITDEDKASEHFEKGVSCPKCVDKHSDEQKARFREREKQVQLSNARGETHVGGDAAHLIDQRKKEKLAHKEQQRSGKKAK; via the coding sequence ATGTCTCAATATGTTGTATGTGCTTTGTATAAATTCGTAGCACTTGATGATTACCAAGAAATTCGCCAGCCACTCACTGACGTGTTAGAAGCTAACCAAATCCGCGGTACTTTGCTACTTGCGAATGAAGGTATCAACGGCACCGTTGCAGGTAAGCGCGAATCTATCGACGCTCTTCTTAAATGGTTCAAACAAGATTCTCGTTTGGCTGATGTTGTTTACAAAGAGTCGTTCAACGAAGAACAACCATTCAACCGCACCAAGGTTAAGCTTAAGAAAGAGATCGTAACCATGGGCGTTGAGGGTATCGACCCACGCCACGTTGTCGGCACTTACGTGAAACCAAACGAGTGGAACGCTCTGATTTCTGATCCTGATGTAATTCTGGTTGATACCCGTAACGACTACGAAGTGGACATCGGCACATTCAAAAATGCTGTAAACCCAAACACAGAAACCTTCCGTGAATTCCCTCAATACGTTGAAGAAAATCTTGATCCTAAGAAGCACAAGAAAGTTGCGATGTTCTGTACTGGCGGTATTCGTTGCGAAAAATCAACAGCCTACATGAAAGAGCAAGGCTTTGATGAGGTTTACCACCTTGAAGGCGGCATTCTTAAGTACCTAGAAGAAGTACCAGAAGAAGAGAGCATGTGGGAAGGCGACTGCTACGTATTTGACGGTCGTGTTGCAGTTAACCACCAGCTAGAGAAGAGCGGTTACGATGTGTGTAACGCATGTCGTTTGCCAATCACTGACGAAGACAAAGCGTCTGAGCACTTTGAGAAAGGCGTAAGCTGCCCTAAGTGTGTTGATAAGCACAGCGATGAGCAGAAAGCGCGTTTCCGTGAACGTGAAAAGCAAGTTCAACTGTCGAATGCTCGTGGCGAAACCCACGTAGGCGGCGATGCTGCTCACCTTATCGATCAACGTAAGAAAGAAAAGCTTGCACACAAAGAGCAGCAACGCTCTGGTAAGAAAGCGAAGTAG
- a CDS encoding GNAT family N-acetyltransferase, whose protein sequence is MEVVIGNNPELIMKVQSIRHQVFVVEQGIPHILDLDGLDPVSHHALITDEDNLVATARLHIDESGRSTMARVAVLQPYRGSGIASEIVTALLKHASEHGAKVIEIHAHQYLKNYYEKFGFEFIREVEIVGEHQLIEMRYNISS, encoded by the coding sequence ATGGAAGTGGTGATTGGTAACAACCCTGAATTGATAATGAAAGTACAATCCATTCGTCATCAAGTCTTCGTTGTTGAACAAGGCATACCGCACATATTGGATCTTGATGGGCTCGATCCTGTCTCACATCATGCACTCATCACCGATGAAGATAATTTAGTCGCGACTGCACGCTTGCACATTGATGAATCAGGACGCTCAACTATGGCGCGTGTTGCTGTTCTACAGCCTTATCGAGGATCTGGTATCGCATCTGAAATTGTCACGGCACTTCTAAAACATGCCTCTGAACATGGTGCTAAAGTAATTGAAATCCACGCCCATCAATACCTAAAGAATTACTATGAAAAGTTTGGCTTTGAGTTCATTCGTGAAGTAGAAATCGTCGGGGAACACCAGCTCATTGAAATGAGATACAACATAAGTTCGTAG
- a CDS encoding 5-carboxymethyl-2-hydroxymuconate Delta-isomerase, which produces MPHCIIEHSSTIDGQQLNQKVFLGAMESQLFSPTGEDIKVRSLAYQHYQTGEVKEDFVHVSVRILSGRNESIKTMLSKSILDQLLTLPLSNASLTVEIIDIETSSYSKALV; this is translated from the coding sequence TTGCCTCATTGTATTATCGAACACTCATCCACTATTGATGGTCAGCAACTCAATCAGAAAGTGTTTCTCGGCGCGATGGAATCTCAGTTGTTCTCACCAACAGGAGAAGACATCAAAGTACGCAGCCTTGCCTACCAGCATTACCAAACTGGTGAAGTAAAAGAAGACTTCGTGCATGTCTCTGTGCGTATTTTGTCTGGGCGTAACGAAAGCATTAAAACGATGCTCTCCAAGTCCATTTTGGATCAATTACTGACTCTTCCACTATCCAATGCTTCGCTGACCGTAGAGATCATTGATATAGAGACAAGTAGCTATTCAAAAGCCTTAGTTTAA
- a CDS encoding aminotransferase-like domain-containing protein translates to MEIAQSLQQIQSSYIREILAAASDPNVISLAGGLPDAKTFPIDLMKPTLENLANMPEVFQYGSTAGYGPLLDHLTQSYQLPESHTAMICTGSQQGLDLIARAYVDPGDVVVMEAPSYLGAMQVFGLVQANIATVSQTEFGPNLDELETCFAEQAPKMFYAVPDFHNPTGVCWATETRQKVAELCIKYNVAFIEDAPYRELRFTGTELPLVSSFCPDNSIVLRSFSKIASPGLRIGAVTGKRSYLEPLIKVKQGADLHSSVPMQALLVGLLKHEDFNVHMENIRTLYKSRYEVLFSELEKQLPADCVLKAVDGGMFIWVEIPECDTFELAKTLLSNGVAVVPSPVFYPKADEAKAALRLNFTNANPEELTEAVKRLAEVLNQA, encoded by the coding sequence ATGGAAATCGCACAGTCATTACAACAGATTCAATCTTCATACATTCGAGAGATCCTCGCAGCCGCAAGCGATCCTAATGTTATTTCGTTGGCCGGTGGTTTACCCGATGCGAAAACATTCCCTATCGATTTAATGAAGCCTACGCTAGAAAACCTAGCGAACATGCCTGAAGTTTTCCAATACGGCTCGACCGCCGGTTATGGCCCGTTGCTTGATCACCTAACACAAAGCTACCAATTGCCAGAATCTCACACGGCAATGATTTGTACTGGCTCTCAGCAAGGTTTGGATTTGATTGCGCGTGCGTATGTTGACCCGGGTGATGTGGTTGTGATGGAAGCGCCAAGCTACTTAGGTGCGATGCAGGTGTTTGGCCTAGTTCAAGCAAACATCGCTACCGTGTCTCAAACTGAATTTGGCCCGAACTTAGATGAACTGGAAACATGCTTTGCCGAGCAAGCGCCAAAAATGTTCTATGCCGTGCCTGATTTCCACAACCCGACCGGTGTGTGCTGGGCAACAGAAACTCGTCAAAAAGTGGCTGAGCTGTGTATCAAATACAACGTGGCATTCATTGAAGATGCACCATACCGTGAGCTACGTTTCACAGGTACGGAACTGCCGTTGGTTTCTTCGTTCTGCCCTGATAACTCTATCGTTCTTCGTTCATTCTCTAAGATTGCATCGCCAGGTCTACGTATTGGCGCGGTAACAGGCAAACGCAGCTACCTTGAGCCACTGATCAAAGTGAAACAAGGCGCTGACTTGCACTCAAGTGTACCCATGCAAGCGCTGCTTGTCGGTCTTCTGAAACATGAAGACTTCAACGTACATATGGAAAACATTCGCACACTGTACAAGTCTCGTTATGAAGTGTTGTTTTCAGAGCTAGAAAAACAACTGCCTGCAGATTGTGTGTTAAAAGCCGTAGATGGCGGGATGTTCATTTGGGTTGAGATCCCAGAGTGCGATACCTTCGAATTAGCTAAGACTTTGCTATCGAATGGCGTCGCGGTTGTACCAAGCCCTGTATTCTATCCAAAGGCTGATGAAGCTAAAGCTGCACTGCGCTTAAACTTCACCAACGCCAACCCAGAAGAATTAACAGAAGCGGTGAAACGCTTAGCGGAAGTACTTAACCAAGCGTAA